From Alienimonas californiensis, a single genomic window includes:
- a CDS encoding sigma-70 family RNA polymerase sigma factor translates to MIRRSPAPAGSRELYPSLRRPTIAPGRKARPIPHPPPTADSPAPPAGPLSTAPCPIDAALIARAVDGRATAADRRAAFGGLVDRHADRVHDTLAKLLGDPHEASDAAQEAFLKAWRKLHTFRGDSSFRTWLTRIALNAAASRRRTAARRGTRTGLPPGPREDVRAAAPDAATLGDERDRAVRAAVAELAEEFRVVVVLKEFEELSYEAIAEIVDVPVGTVRSRLHRGRAELKRRLAPLLRESAGKSRTAEAPR, encoded by the coding sequence GTGATCCGGCGTTCGCCGGCTCCCGCGGGTTCGCGGGAACTTTACCCCTCGCTGCGACGTCCAACGATCGCACCCGGCCGGAAGGCCCGCCCCATTCCCCACCCCCCGCCGACCGCCGACTCCCCCGCCCCGCCCGCCGGTCCCCTGTCGACCGCCCCCTGCCCGATCGACGCCGCCCTCATCGCCCGCGCCGTGGACGGCCGGGCGACGGCGGCCGACCGGCGGGCGGCGTTCGGGGGACTGGTGGATCGGCACGCCGATCGCGTTCACGACACCCTCGCCAAGCTGCTGGGCGACCCGCACGAGGCGTCGGACGCGGCTCAGGAGGCGTTTTTGAAGGCCTGGCGGAAGTTACACACCTTCCGGGGGGACAGTTCATTTCGGACCTGGCTGACCCGCATCGCGTTGAACGCCGCCGCCTCCCGCCGCCGCACCGCCGCCCGCCGCGGCACCCGCACCGGCCTCCCGCCGGGACCGCGGGAGGACGTGCGCGCCGCCGCCCCGGACGCGGCGACCCTCGGGGACGAACGCGACCGGGCCGTGCGGGCCGCCGTCGCCGAACTGGCCGAAGAGTTCCGCGTGGTGGTCGTGCTCAAGGAGTTCGAGGAACTCTCCTATGAGGCGATCGCGGAGATCGTCGACGTTCCAGTCGGCACCGTCCGCAGCCGTCTGCACCGGGGCCGGGCGGAGTTGAAGCGCCGGCTCGCCCCGCTGCTGCGGGAGTCGGCCGGTAAATCGCGGACCGCGGAGGCGCCGCGATGA
- a CDS encoding DUF1559 domain-containing protein, protein MFRRTAPVPTRRWQARPDPMRPSRTGFTLIELLVVIAVIAVLVSLLLPAVQQAREAARRSQCQNNLKQIGLALHNYHDRRNVLPPGYVSSRPEAFPSGDHESLDPLTWDAAPGWGWAALILPELDQANAADVTTRGGPLWQEDYAEVVSLQVPSFLCPSSSGPAGPFQCVDEAGKPLRKNGREITLGRSHYVASHGQEECWGDCSGPGGTFEGSPVGGNVARVADGPFFRNSDTRFATVRDGLTNTVFCGEHASSLSDKTWVGVVPGAFVHPSVHTPDNAAETAAVLTLVHSGPAAGERDVLGNPIIHPPNFPALHVGQMVADHPGGGNLLLGDGSVRFWSETARKEVFAALSSIAEGEVFDER, encoded by the coding sequence ATGTTCCGACGCACCGCTCCCGTTCCCACCCGACGCTGGCAGGCGCGGCCGGACCCGATGCGGCCCTCGCGGACGGGCTTCACGCTGATCGAACTGCTGGTGGTGATCGCCGTGATCGCGGTTCTGGTCAGCCTGCTACTGCCCGCGGTCCAGCAGGCTCGGGAAGCGGCCCGGCGTTCGCAGTGTCAGAACAACCTCAAGCAGATCGGCTTGGCTCTGCACAACTATCACGACCGCCGGAACGTCCTGCCGCCGGGGTACGTTTCAAGCAGGCCGGAGGCGTTCCCGTCCGGCGACCACGAATCGCTCGATCCCCTCACCTGGGACGCGGCGCCCGGCTGGGGCTGGGCGGCCCTGATCCTGCCGGAGCTGGATCAGGCGAACGCGGCGGACGTCACGACCCGCGGCGGCCCGCTCTGGCAGGAGGACTACGCGGAGGTCGTATCGTTGCAGGTTCCCAGCTTCCTCTGTCCGTCATCCTCCGGGCCGGCGGGGCCGTTCCAATGTGTGGATGAAGCGGGCAAGCCGCTGCGGAAGAACGGCCGGGAGATCACGCTGGGCCGCAGTCACTACGTCGCCAGTCACGGCCAGGAGGAGTGCTGGGGCGACTGCTCCGGCCCCGGAGGGACGTTCGAGGGGAGTCCGGTGGGCGGGAACGTCGCCCGCGTCGCCGACGGGCCGTTCTTTCGCAACTCCGACACCCGATTCGCCACCGTCCGGGACGGGCTGACGAACACCGTCTTCTGCGGGGAGCACGCCTCTTCGCTCAGCGACAAAACCTGGGTCGGCGTCGTGCCCGGCGCCTTCGTGCACCCCAGCGTCCACACCCCGGACAACGCGGCGGAGACCGCCGCCGTCCTCACGCTGGTCCACAGCGGGCCGGCCGCCGGGGAGCGGGACGTGTTGGGCAACCCGATTATTCACCCGCCCAACTTCCCGGCGCTGCACGTCGGCCAGATGGTCGCGGACCACCCCGGCGGGGGGAACCTGCTGCTGGGCGACGGGTCGGTCCGCTTCTGGTCCGAGACGGCCCGCAAGGAGGTCTTCGCGGCCCTCTCCAGCATCGCCGAGGGAGAGGTGTTCGATGAACGCTGA
- the ggt gene encoding gamma-glutamyltransferase, giving the protein MCVSLLLIAALAQSEPAVPAGSGTFARAAVAADHPAAAAAGAEALRAGGNAVDAAAATSLALSVVRPYSCGLGGGGFLLFYDADGGPDEGGVCRALDYREVAPAAATRDMFLDDPEGSRRGGKAVAVPGTVAGLHFAQSEWGELAWADVCAPAVRLAREGVPLDEHDRAQRADFIKGFEANPALKTRFAAFWTDYLFAGVLPGTGEPVPSPQLALLERIAAEGPSAFYAGQGAASLVAAVQAAGGGLTEADLAAYKPRLVEPLAGTLDGVTLHVMPPPSSGGIAMLETLNLLTARERIAGRVEPDSAAGRHRLVEALKHSFADRAAFLGDPYHAVRQGTPLPTARLASPEYAAALAAKIDPTRTFPPAHYGRIAPTPDAGTSHLSVIDAAGNAVACTETINLIFGSLVATADGVVLNNEMDDFAAIPGRPNAFGLIQSEANAVGPGRVPLSSMSPTIGVRDGQAVLAAGASGGPRIITATLQTVLNRVRGGMSPAAAITAPRMHHQWAPNWLEVEPEAYEQVRRELEPLGHEVRERAALGAAQMAVRNADGTLSAAADPRKGGGADGF; this is encoded by the coding sequence ATGTGCGTCTCCCTGCTGCTGATCGCCGCGCTCGCCCAGTCCGAACCCGCAGTGCCCGCGGGGAGCGGGACCTTCGCCCGGGCCGCGGTCGCCGCGGATCACCCCGCCGCCGCGGCGGCGGGGGCGGAAGCCCTGCGGGCCGGCGGAAACGCGGTGGACGCCGCGGCGGCGACGAGTCTGGCGCTGTCGGTGGTGCGGCCGTACTCCTGCGGGCTGGGCGGGGGCGGGTTTCTCCTCTTCTACGACGCCGACGGCGGCCCGGACGAGGGCGGCGTGTGCCGGGCGCTGGACTACCGGGAGGTCGCTCCCGCCGCGGCGACCCGCGACATGTTCCTGGACGACCCCGAGGGCAGCCGCCGCGGGGGGAAGGCCGTCGCCGTGCCGGGCACCGTCGCCGGGTTGCACTTCGCCCAATCGGAGTGGGGCGAACTGGCGTGGGCGGACGTCTGCGCCCCGGCCGTCCGCCTCGCCCGGGAGGGGGTGCCGCTGGACGAGCACGACCGCGCCCAGCGGGCCGATTTCATCAAGGGGTTTGAGGCGAACCCGGCCCTGAAGACGCGGTTCGCCGCGTTCTGGACCGACTACCTGTTCGCCGGCGTCCTGCCGGGGACGGGGGAGCCGGTTCCTTCGCCGCAGCTCGCCCTGCTGGAACGGATCGCCGCGGAGGGGCCGTCAGCGTTTTACGCGGGGCAGGGAGCCGCGTCGCTGGTCGCCGCCGTGCAGGCGGCCGGCGGAGGGCTGACCGAAGCGGATCTCGCCGCCTACAAACCGCGATTGGTGGAACCGCTGGCGGGGACGCTCGACGGCGTCACGCTGCACGTGATGCCGCCGCCCTCCTCGGGCGGGATCGCGATGCTGGAGACGCTCAATCTGCTCACGGCCCGGGAGCGGATCGCCGGGCGGGTCGAACCGGACTCCGCCGCGGGCCGGCACCGGCTGGTCGAGGCGCTGAAGCACAGTTTCGCGGACCGGGCGGCGTTCCTCGGCGACCCGTACCACGCCGTCCGGCAGGGGACGCCGCTGCCGACGGCGCGGCTGGCGTCGCCGGAGTACGCGGCGGCGTTGGCGGCGAAGATCGACCCGACCCGCACCTTTCCCCCCGCGCATTACGGCCGCATCGCCCCGACGCCGGACGCGGGGACGAGCCACCTGTCCGTCATCGACGCCGCCGGCAACGCCGTCGCCTGCACGGAGACCATCAACCTGATCTTCGGCAGTCTGGTGGCGACCGCCGACGGCGTGGTGTTGAACAACGAGATGGACGATTTCGCCGCGATCCCCGGCAGGCCGAACGCTTTCGGACTAATCCAGAGCGAGGCGAACGCCGTCGGGCCGGGGCGGGTGCCGCTCTCCAGCATGTCGCCGACCATCGGCGTCCGCGACGGTCAGGCCGTGCTGGCCGCGGGGGCCAGCGGCGGGCCGCGGATCATCACCGCCACCCTGCAGACCGTGCTGAACCGGGTGCGGGGCGGGATGAGCCCCGCCGCGGCGATCACCGCCCCGCGGATGCACCACCAATGGGCGCCGAACTGGCTGGAGGTGGAGCCGGAAGCCTACGAACAGGTGCGGCGGGAACTGGAGCCGCTCGGTCACGAGGTTCGGGAGCGGGCGGCGCTCGGGGCGGCCCAGATGGCGGTGCGGAACGCCGACGGCACGCTCTCCGCCGCCGCCGATCCGCGCAAGGGCGGGGGGGCCGACGGCTTCTGA
- a CDS encoding nucleoside/nucleotide kinase family protein gives MTARLIAVEGVDGSGKGTQSRLLVDALIAAGRSASLLSFPRYSETFFGARIGDFLNGRFGSLEAVDPFLASLLFAGDRLESLPVLAAALAEHEFVVLDRYVASNVAHQGAKREGAERTELIRRIEHVEFALNALPRPDATVWLDLPVPLATQLIAAKARRDYTDKAADLQEADSAYLSRVAAVYAELATGDGWVRVPCSAAGAVRPMAAIAADVLSAATGECGFPDRG, from the coding sequence ATGACCGCCCGCCTGATCGCTGTTGAGGGCGTCGACGGGTCCGGCAAGGGCACGCAGTCCCGGTTGCTGGTCGACGCCCTGATCGCCGCCGGCCGTAGCGCCTCCCTGCTGAGCTTTCCCCGCTACAGCGAAACGTTCTTCGGGGCCCGCATCGGCGACTTTCTGAACGGTCGGTTCGGCTCGCTGGAGGCGGTGGACCCGTTCCTCGCCTCGCTGCTGTTCGCCGGGGATCGGTTGGAGTCGCTGCCGGTCCTCGCAGCGGCCCTCGCGGAACACGAGTTCGTCGTGCTGGACCGCTACGTCGCCAGTAACGTCGCCCATCAGGGGGCAAAGCGGGAGGGGGCGGAGCGGACGGAGTTGATCCGCCGGATCGAGCACGTGGAGTTCGCCCTGAACGCCCTGCCCCGCCCCGACGCGACCGTCTGGCTGGACCTGCCCGTTCCGCTGGCGACCCAGTTGATCGCCGCGAAGGCCCGGCGGGACTACACGGACAAAGCGGCCGACCTGCAGGAGGCGGACTCCGCCTACCTGTCCCGCGTCGCCGCCGTGTACGCGGAACTGGCGACGGGCGACGGCTGGGTGCGGGTCCCCTGCTCCGCCGCGGGCGCGGTGCGTCCGATGGCGGCGATCGCCGCCGACGTATTGTCAGCCGCGACCGGGGAATGCGGGTTCCCCGATCGCGGCTAA
- the mtaB gene encoding tRNA (N(6)-L-threonylcarbamoyladenosine(37)-C(2))-methylthiotransferase MtaB encodes MQLPVLTAAPSPAPAASAAATDGAAPTCRLVTLGCKVNQYETQLVRETLLANGYREAGDGEGADLCVVNTCTVTAAGDKKGRQLVRRLAKDNPNTRTVVMGCYATRDPQAVAKLPNVAEVVPDKRELPDVFDRLGLLNRPDGISAFDGRHRAFVKVQDGCILKCTYCIIPQVRPGLRTRPAASIVEEVKRLVANGYREVVLSGIHIGHYGVESTRGRSGKAPYRLWHLFRELDRIPGDWRMRLSSVEAAEIHDDFLKAAADCERLCPQFHPSMQSGSDTVLKRMRRRYRIGRFLEKLDRMRDVLGEVAFTTDVIVGFPGETEAEFEETLAACERAGYVKVHVFPFSARRGTPAATMPDQVPGDVKKERVARLGEFERGLAREVYRSRVGRPTEVLVERPVPDRPGWVRGTDRFFCPVDLPGDFAADESRLVHGMVEAESESGLTARRVDR; translated from the coding sequence GTGCAGCTTCCCGTCCTCACCGCCGCCCCGTCCCCTGCCCCCGCAGCGAGCGCCGCCGCGACGGACGGCGCCGCCCCGACCTGCCGGTTGGTGACGCTCGGCTGCAAGGTGAATCAGTACGAAACGCAACTGGTCCGCGAGACTCTGCTGGCCAATGGCTACCGGGAAGCCGGCGACGGCGAGGGCGCCGACCTGTGCGTCGTCAACACCTGTACCGTGACCGCGGCGGGCGATAAGAAGGGCCGTCAGCTGGTGCGGCGACTGGCCAAGGACAACCCCAACACCCGCACTGTGGTGATGGGCTGCTACGCCACCCGCGATCCGCAGGCCGTCGCCAAATTGCCGAACGTCGCGGAGGTCGTCCCCGACAAGCGCGAGCTACCGGACGTCTTCGACCGCCTCGGCCTGCTGAACCGGCCGGACGGGATCAGCGCCTTCGACGGCCGGCACCGGGCGTTCGTCAAGGTGCAGGACGGCTGCATCCTGAAGTGCACCTACTGCATCATCCCGCAGGTGCGGCCTGGGCTGCGGACCCGCCCGGCGGCGTCGATCGTGGAGGAAGTGAAGCGACTGGTGGCGAACGGCTACCGCGAGGTCGTGCTGTCCGGCATTCACATCGGCCACTACGGGGTCGAATCGACCCGCGGCCGCAGCGGGAAGGCTCCCTATCGCCTCTGGCACCTGTTCCGGGAGCTGGATCGGATCCCGGGCGACTGGCGGATGCGGCTCTCCAGCGTGGAGGCCGCGGAGATCCACGACGATTTCCTCAAAGCCGCCGCGGACTGCGAACGCCTCTGCCCGCAGTTCCATCCCTCGATGCAATCCGGCAGCGACACGGTCCTCAAGCGGATGCGGCGCCGCTACCGCATCGGCCGGTTCCTCGAAAAACTGGACCGTATGCGGGATGTGCTGGGCGAGGTCGCCTTCACCACGGACGTGATCGTCGGCTTCCCCGGCGAGACGGAGGCGGAGTTTGAAGAAACCCTCGCCGCCTGCGAGCGGGCCGGCTACGTAAAGGTGCACGTCTTCCCCTTCTCCGCCCGCCGCGGCACCCCCGCCGCGACGATGCCGGACCAGGTGCCGGGGGACGTGAAGAAGGAACGGGTCGCCCGCCTCGGCGAGTTCGAGCGCGGCCTGGCCCGTGAGGTCTACCGCTCCCGCGTGGGCCGGCCGACGGAGGTTTTGGTCGAACGCCCCGTCCCCGACCGTCCCGGCTGGGTCCGCGGCACGGACCGTTTCTTCTGCCCCGTCGACCTGCCCGGCGACTTCGCCGCGGACGAGAGCCGGTTGGTGCATGGGATGGTCGAGGCCGAGAGCGAATCCGGCCTGACCGCCCGACGGGTCGACCGATGA
- a CDS encoding DUF1571 domain-containing protein produces MSRPVVSRPPRPVGSSRSLRSSAPPPAASPLVRWAAPILLAAPVGLAVLIGGSLPDVARGQDAGQQGAAAKAHPLEKALQYAKVSLKAAESLPSYTATLKRREIVDGKPVENEARMKFRAEPFSVYLQFTNPENAGRQVLYVEGANDGKMLVREAAGISSLAGTVSLAPDSALVSANSRHPITRAGLANLTRKIVQQWTTESRYGECDVKYYADAQLDGRPVVVIESSHPIPRHEFRFARTRLWMDKETKLPVRLQQYEFRRGGGEPVLAEDYTYTDIKGDVRLTDRDFHPASYKL; encoded by the coding sequence ATGAGTCGCCCGGTCGTCTCTCGCCCGCCCCGCCCCGTCGGATCGTCCCGGTCCCTCCGGTCGTCCGCCCCCCCGCCCGCGGCGTCCCCGCTGGTGCGGTGGGCCGCGCCGATTCTGCTCGCGGCGCCGGTCGGGCTGGCCGTGTTGATCGGCGGGAGCCTGCCGGACGTCGCCCGCGGCCAGGACGCAGGTCAGCAAGGCGCGGCGGCGAAGGCGCACCCGCTGGAGAAGGCCCTCCAGTACGCCAAGGTGAGCCTGAAGGCGGCGGAGTCCCTGCCCTCCTACACCGCGACGCTGAAGCGCCGCGAGATCGTGGACGGCAAGCCGGTCGAGAACGAGGCCCGCATGAAGTTCCGGGCGGAGCCGTTCAGCGTCTACCTGCAGTTCACCAACCCGGAGAACGCCGGCCGGCAGGTGCTCTACGTCGAGGGGGCCAACGACGGCAAGATGCTGGTCCGGGAGGCCGCGGGGATCTCCAGCCTCGCCGGGACCGTCAGCCTCGCGCCGGACAGCGCCCTGGTCTCGGCGAACAGCCGTCACCCCATCACCCGGGCCGGTCTGGCGAACCTCACCCGCAAGATTGTGCAGCAGTGGACGACGGAGTCCCGCTACGGCGAGTGCGACGTCAAATACTACGCCGACGCCCAACTGGACGGACGTCCGGTCGTGGTGATCGAGTCCAGTCACCCGATCCCCCGGCACGAGTTCCGCTTCGCCCGCACCCGCTTGTGGATGGATAAGGAAACGAAGCTGCCCGTTCGCCTGCAGCAGTACGAGTTCCGCCGCGGCGGCGGCGAACCGGTCCTCGCCGAGGATTACACCTACACAGACATCAAAGGCGACGTCCGCCTCACCGACCGCGACTTCCACCCGGCGAGCTACAAGCTGTGA
- a CDS encoding prolipoprotein diacylglyceryl transferase — MLPILLRIHPDEWFAARMEDGVPIVGVWLPCLLWALYAAVSLRLARRADETRGDGDPTEVVAQRWVALAGFGALLSLPLWIGAVLPKDFAGVPVFGYGVMIFCGFAAAGWTGLRRARRAGLPDGLVYDLTFWAFAAGIGGARLNYLLRFHDRVFAAPEGRSLSLLEAAYRAVNLTDGGLVLLGGVVGAALAFTLVCRRWKVSALLVADVAIPSAFLGLAFGRIGCLMYGCCWGDRCELPWAIHFPEGGVTYEALVGRGFLSPDAPRTYGLHPTQLYSSFNALVLSALTAAYFPRRPRNGAVLALALLTYPPARATLEALRGDDTGFLDTGLTHAQTVAIILFALGVLLAAWLTWGPREPNGTASSAVSGSGGRGPGSVAG; from the coding sequence ATGCTGCCGATTCTGCTCCGCATCCATCCCGACGAGTGGTTCGCCGCGCGGATGGAGGACGGCGTGCCGATCGTGGGCGTCTGGCTGCCCTGCCTGCTGTGGGCGCTGTACGCCGCGGTCAGCCTGCGGCTGGCCCGCCGGGCGGACGAGACCCGCGGAGACGGCGACCCGACGGAGGTCGTCGCCCAGCGGTGGGTGGCGCTCGCGGGATTCGGGGCGCTGCTGTCGTTGCCGCTGTGGATCGGAGCCGTGCTGCCGAAAGACTTCGCCGGGGTGCCGGTGTTCGGCTACGGGGTGATGATCTTCTGCGGGTTCGCGGCCGCCGGCTGGACCGGCCTGCGGCGAGCCCGCCGGGCCGGGCTGCCGGACGGGCTGGTCTACGACTTAACATTCTGGGCCTTCGCGGCGGGCATCGGCGGGGCCCGGCTGAACTACCTGCTCCGCTTTCACGACCGCGTCTTCGCCGCGCCGGAGGGGCGTTCGCTGAGCCTTCTTGAGGCGGCCTATCGGGCGGTGAACCTGACCGACGGCGGCCTCGTGCTGCTGGGCGGGGTCGTCGGGGCGGCGCTGGCGTTTACGCTCGTCTGTCGGCGGTGGAAGGTGAGCGCACTGCTGGTCGCGGACGTCGCCATCCCCAGCGCCTTTCTCGGGCTGGCGTTCGGGCGGATCGGCTGCCTGATGTACGGCTGCTGTTGGGGCGATCGCTGCGAACTGCCGTGGGCGATCCATTTTCCCGAGGGCGGCGTGACCTACGAGGCCCTCGTCGGCCGCGGGTTCCTCTCGCCCGACGCCCCCCGCACCTACGGCCTGCACCCGACGCAGCTGTATAGCTCGTTCAACGCGCTGGTCCTGTCGGCCCTCACCGCCGCCTACTTCCCCCGCCGACCGCGGAACGGGGCGGTCCTGGCGCTCGCCCTGCTGACCTACCCGCCCGCCCGGGCGACGCTGGAGGCGCTGCGGGGGGACGACACCGGGTTCCTCGACACCGGCCTGACGCATGCCCAGACGGTGGCGATCATCCTGTTTGCCCTCGGCGTCCTGCTCGCGGCGTGGCTGACCTGGGGTCCCAGAGAACCAAACGGGACTGCTTCGTCCGCCGTCTCCGGCTCGGGGGGCCGCGGTCCGGGGAGCGTGGCGGGGTGA
- the panC gene encoding pantoate--beta-alanine ligase: protein MSATASSDDELDGPAGLTLARGLEELTFAPGVGDVLQGRLPPVAFVPTMGALHAGHATLIERAAAAMRRVKGGTVVVSIFVNPTQFGPGEDLERYPRTLEADLKLCREAGADVVFAPSVRDMYPDEHLHPGGIATTVRVGGPLTNTLEGAHRPNHFDGVATVVLKLLNMVRPAFAFFGEKDWQQLAVVRTMANDLNLPYLIESVPTVRDADGLALSSRNRYLSPEQRKTAAELPAALFAARDAIEAGAVPADVERTLADRLTAAGFAVDYAAVRCPTTLRLPPEWPPFSVRILVAAKLGGTRLIDNVAATQRV from the coding sequence GTGAGCGCCACGGCCTCCTCTGACGACGAACTGGACGGCCCGGCGGGGCTCACCCTCGCCCGCGGTCTGGAAGAACTGACGTTCGCCCCCGGCGTGGGGGACGTCCTGCAGGGCCGTCTCCCGCCGGTGGCGTTCGTGCCGACGATGGGCGCCCTGCATGCGGGCCACGCGACCCTGATCGAGCGGGCGGCCGCAGCGATGCGAAGGGTGAAGGGCGGAACGGTCGTCGTGTCGATCTTCGTGAACCCCACGCAGTTCGGGCCCGGCGAAGATCTCGAGCGGTATCCCCGCACGCTGGAGGCGGACCTGAAGCTTTGCCGGGAGGCCGGCGCCGACGTCGTGTTCGCCCCGAGCGTCCGCGACATGTACCCCGACGAGCACCTGCACCCCGGCGGGATCGCCACGACCGTGCGCGTCGGCGGACCGCTGACGAACACGCTGGAAGGTGCCCACCGGCCCAATCACTTCGACGGCGTGGCGACCGTGGTGCTCAAGCTGCTGAACATGGTCCGCCCGGCCTTCGCCTTCTTTGGGGAGAAGGATTGGCAGCAGTTGGCCGTCGTCCGCACGATGGCGAACGACCTGAACCTGCCGTACCTGATCGAATCCGTGCCGACGGTGCGGGACGCCGACGGCCTCGCGCTGTCCAGCCGGAACCGGTACCTCTCGCCGGAACAGCGGAAGACCGCCGCGGAACTGCCCGCCGCCCTGTTCGCCGCCCGGGACGCGATCGAAGCGGGCGCGGTTCCCGCAGACGTGGAACGCACGCTGGCCGACCGGCTGACGGCCGCCGGCTTCGCGGTCGATTACGCCGCCGTTCGCTGTCCCACGACGCTCCGCCTGCCGCCGGAGTGGCCGCCATTCTCTGTGCGAATCCTCGTCGCCGCCAAGCTGGGCGGCACGCGGCTGATTGATAACGTGGCCGCGACGCAACGCGTCTGA
- the scpB gene encoding SMC-Scp complex subunit ScpB: MATAKLARLEAALMAADRPLSTRRLAEAASLIDSKEAATLLEALNARNDAAGTAFRVERVARGWRLLTRRHLAPWLDRLHARPTVHSLSAPLLETLTVVAYRQPCTRADVDAVRGVQSADLLKQLLIDKKLIRTAGEEQTLGRPFLYETTPKFLETFGLKSLAELPDVEGLPRPA; this comes from the coding sequence GTGGCGACGGCGAAACTCGCCCGGCTGGAAGCGGCTCTGATGGCGGCGGACCGGCCGTTGTCGACCCGGCGGCTGGCGGAGGCCGCCTCGCTGATCGATTCGAAAGAGGCAGCGACCTTGCTGGAGGCCCTCAACGCCCGCAACGACGCCGCCGGCACCGCGTTCCGCGTCGAACGCGTCGCCCGTGGCTGGCGGTTGCTTACCCGGCGGCATCTCGCCCCGTGGCTGGATCGGCTGCACGCCCGGCCGACGGTGCATTCGCTGTCGGCCCCGCTGTTGGAGACGCTCACCGTCGTCGCCTACCGCCAGCCCTGCACCCGGGCCGACGTCGACGCCGTCCGCGGCGTGCAGAGCGCCGACCTGCTCAAACAACTGCTGATCGACAAGAAACTGATTCGCACCGCCGGCGAGGAGCAGACCCTCGGCCGGCCGTTCCTGTACGAAACGACGCCCAAGTTTCTCGAGACGTTCGGCCTGAAAAGTTTGGCCGAGCTCCCGGACGTCGAAGGTTTGCCGCGGCCCGCATAG
- a CDS encoding L-threonylcarbamoyladenylate synthase, protein MTARLLSAADPAAIGEAAAVLREGGLVAFGTETVYGLGANALDPTAVAKVFAAKDRPRFDPLIVHLPGGDDAPGLATVVADLPDDARALAERFWPGPLTLVLPKAAAVPDLVTAGLGSVAVRVPASEPARALLRAAGVPVAAPSANRFGGISPTTAAHVAEGLGEAVDLILDAGPCEVGIESTVVGFETDAGGARRPVVLRPGAVTAEALGAALGRTIEVRTGNADPGAAQTSPGSLSRHYAPRTPLTLVDDAEEVEAAGACGLLAFLPPPRPERFAACETLSATGDLTEAAAGFYAALRRLDALGLPRLAAVRFPPHGLGAALNDRLRRAAAG, encoded by the coding sequence ATGACCGCCCGCCTGCTCTCCGCCGCCGACCCCGCCGCAATCGGCGAGGCGGCGGCGGTTCTGCGTGAGGGGGGTCTGGTCGCGTTCGGCACGGAAACCGTCTACGGGCTGGGGGCGAACGCCCTCGATCCGACCGCCGTGGCGAAGGTCTTCGCTGCCAAGGACCGGCCACGGTTCGACCCGCTCATCGTGCACCTGCCGGGCGGCGACGACGCCCCGGGACTGGCGACCGTCGTCGCGGATCTGCCGGACGACGCGCGAGCGCTGGCGGAGCGGTTCTGGCCCGGTCCGCTGACGCTCGTGCTGCCGAAGGCCGCCGCCGTGCCGGATCTGGTGACCGCGGGGCTGGGCTCCGTCGCGGTGCGGGTGCCGGCGAGCGAACCGGCCCGGGCGCTGCTGCGCGCGGCCGGCGTGCCGGTCGCGGCCCCGAGCGCCAATCGGTTCGGCGGCATCAGCCCCACAACCGCCGCCCATGTCGCGGAGGGATTGGGCGAGGCGGTCGACCTGATCCTCGACGCCGGCCCCTGTGAAGTGGGGATCGAATCGACGGTGGTCGGGTTCGAAACGGACGCCGGCGGAGCACGCCGCCCCGTCGTCCTGCGCCCCGGCGCCGTGACCGCGGAGGCGCTGGGCGCGGCACTGGGCCGCACGATCGAGGTGCGCACCGGCAACGCCGATCCGGGGGCGGCCCAGACCTCGCCCGGGTCGCTGTCGCGGCACTACGCCCCGCGGACGCCGCTCACATTGGTCGACGATGCGGAGGAGGTTGAGGCCGCCGGCGCGTGCGGCCTGCTGGCGTTCCTCCCGCCTCCGCGGCCGGAGCGGTTCGCCGCCTGCGAAACGCTCTCCGCGACCGGCGATCTCACCGAGGCCGCGGCCGGTTTCTACGCGGCGCTCAGGCGGCTGGATGCGCTCGGCCTGCCCCGACTCGCGGCGGTCCGGTTCCCCCCGCACGGCCTCGGCGCCGCGCTGAACGATCGCCTGCGTCGAGCCGCGGCGGGTTAG